One window from the genome of Paracoccus zhejiangensis encodes:
- a CDS encoding GntR family transcriptional regulator — protein sequence MMDAESAQSGDHGADRTIPAAIADQLRREILNGDLPPGTQIKERDNADRLGISRTPLREAVRILAKEGLVTLRPLRSPIVAAPSLDEVRNEIAVLRMLELMSGELACRNATDAEIDRIREQALEVAELYDSGDKVDVFGLDMAMHSAIVAASHNAALARTHQEYLQRLWRIRFLSARQRHDMNRTLGDHAGMVDALTRRDPAEIRRHIDSHMTGMLRNIEAHFGAGSGAD from the coding sequence ATGATGGACGCCGAGTCAGCGCAGAGCGGGGATCATGGCGCCGACCGCACCATTCCCGCCGCCATCGCCGACCAGCTGCGGCGCGAGATCCTGAACGGCGACCTGCCGCCCGGCACCCAGATCAAGGAACGCGACAATGCCGACCGGCTGGGGATCAGCCGCACGCCGCTGCGCGAGGCGGTGCGCATCCTCGCCAAGGAGGGTCTGGTCACGCTGCGCCCGCTGCGCAGTCCCATCGTCGCCGCACCCAGCCTTGACGAGGTGCGCAACGAGATCGCCGTCTTGCGGATGCTGGAGCTGATGTCGGGCGAACTGGCCTGCCGCAACGCCACGGACGCGGAAATCGACCGCATCCGCGAACAGGCGCTCGAAGTGGCCGAGCTTTATGACAGCGGCGACAAGGTCGATGTCTTCGGTCTGGACATGGCCATGCACTCGGCCATCGTCGCCGCCAGCCACAATGCGGCGCTGGCCCGGACCCATCAGGAATATCTGCAGCGGCTCTGGCGCATCCGCTTCCTGTCGGCACGCCAGCGACACGACATGAACCGCACGCTTGGCGATCATGCCGGCATGGTCGATGCGCTGACCCGCCGCGACCCCGCCGAGATCCGCCGCCATATCGACAGCCACATGACCGGGATGCTGCGCAATATCGAGGCGCATTTCGGCGCCGGTTCAGGTGCTGACTAA
- a CDS encoding DMT family transporter: MPTSAEILARRLRPKGDDPDAVDRLAGIAIFTCAVALFAVVDTSAKWLILAGVPTLTVVFVRYFGHLALILAVTLPRDGLKSFRSVNPKLQFFRSMCLLGSTLLNFTALSFLPLPVAISIMFAGPIFVTLLSMQLLGEPVTRGRLAAVGLGFLGVLVVVQPWGGAFHPAMLISICAMLCASMYFILTRRLSHESTITHQIWSGGVATVVLLPILLLHWEWPQGALEWIVFVLIGPVALAAHTLVVQAHQKARASVLAPVVYLQLIFVSITGYLVFGDVPGLSVIMGGGIIIAAGLWLRQIERASVG; this comes from the coding sequence ATGCCGACCAGTGCCGAAATCCTCGCCCGGCGGCTCAGGCCGAAGGGCGACGATCCCGACGCCGTCGACCGCCTGGCCGGGATCGCCATCTTCACCTGCGCCGTGGCGCTGTTTGCCGTGGTCGATACCTCGGCCAAATGGCTGATCCTTGCCGGCGTGCCGACGCTGACCGTGGTGTTCGTGCGCTATTTCGGCCATCTGGCGCTGATCCTCGCGGTGACCCTGCCGCGCGACGGGCTGAAAAGCTTCCGCTCCGTGAACCCCAAGCTGCAATTCTTCCGCTCGATGTGCCTCCTCGGCTCGACGCTTCTGAATTTCACCGCGCTCAGCTTTCTGCCGCTGCCGGTGGCCATTTCGATCATGTTCGCCGGGCCGATCTTCGTCACGCTTCTGTCCATGCAGCTTCTGGGCGAGCCGGTGACGCGCGGGCGGCTGGCGGCGGTCGGGCTGGGCTTTCTCGGCGTGCTGGTCGTGGTCCAGCCCTGGGGCGGGGCGTTTCACCCGGCCATGCTGATCTCGATCTGTGCCATGCTCTGCGCCTCGATGTATTTCATCCTGACCCGCCGGCTGTCGCATGAATCGACCATCACCCACCAGATCTGGTCCGGCGGCGTGGCGACGGTGGTGCTGCTGCCGATCCTGCTTCTGCATTGGGAATGGCCGCAGGGGGCGTTGGAATGGATCGTCTTCGTCCTGATCGGCCCGGTGGCGCTGGCGGCGCATACGCTGGTGGTGCAGGCGCATCAGAAGGCGCGGGCCTCGGTGCTGGCGCCGGTCGTCTATCTGCAGCTGATCTTCGTCAGTATCACCGGCTACCTGGTCTTTGGCGACGTGCCGGGCCTCAGCGTCATCATGGGCGGTGGCATCATCATCGCCGCCGGGCTGTGGCTCAGGCAGATCGAGCGGGCGAGCGTGGGTTAG